From Actinomycetota bacterium, one genomic window encodes:
- a CDS encoding aspartate aminotransferase family protein: MPVRSNLISIDDALNASKSEVKEWFREYINPDLCLTLELVGFDEVYDRAEGITVYVDGKPYLDFLCGYGVAALGHNHPEIIKEIYKVKEQPNFFQAALSPLTAALARNLALITPGSLRKSFFCNSGAEAVEGALKLARAATHRKKIIYTENSFHGKTMGALSATGRGKYQAPFEPLLPDFESIPFGDSEALREKLREGDVAAFIVEPIQGEGGVILPPEGYLKESEKLCREYEALLILDEIQTGLGRTGAMFACEHEGVEPDILCLAKALSGAAIPIGVYITTDEIWKKAYGSMERCLLHTSTFGGNAWACAAALATLDLLCRDKGRLIKEAGDKGEYFLNRLESLKNRNPIVKEVRGKGLMIGMEFDQPKFLKGALSDLFRKYSASLVASELKDEYSVITAYTLNNPNVIRFLPPLLVSTDQIDYLVESLDKICHRGFSGVVLGAGWKAGKRLIRKGFTREYIE, from the coding sequence ATGCCAGTTAGGAGTAATTTGATTTCCATCGACGATGCTCTAAACGCTTCAAAAAGCGAGGTTAAAGAGTGGTTTAGGGAGTACATTAATCCCGATTTGTGTTTGACACTTGAACTCGTTGGTTTCGACGAGGTTTATGACAGAGCTGAGGGGATCACCGTTTACGTCGATGGAAAACCATATTTGGACTTTTTATGTGGGTATGGAGTTGCAGCCCTGGGACATAACCACCCCGAAATAATAAAGGAAATATATAAAGTCAAGGAACAGCCAAATTTTTTTCAAGCCGCTCTTTCCCCTCTGACTGCGGCATTGGCTCGAAATCTTGCCCTTATCACCCCCGGGAGTTTAAGGAAATCCTTCTTCTGTAATTCCGGAGCAGAGGCTGTGGAAGGAGCCTTGAAACTAGCCAGAGCGGCTACTCACCGTAAAAAGATAATTTACACCGAGAATTCCTTTCATGGGAAGACTATGGGAGCCCTATCTGCAACGGGTAGGGGAAAATACCAGGCACCCTTTGAACCACTACTCCCGGATTTTGAGAGCATACCCTTTGGCGATTCCGAAGCTTTACGTGAGAAGCTCAGGGAAGGTGATGTAGCTGCCTTTATAGTCGAGCCCATCCAGGGTGAGGGAGGGGTTATCCTCCCTCCAGAGGGCTATTTGAAGGAGTCGGAGAAGTTGTGCCGGGAGTACGAAGCTTTACTTATTTTGGATGAGATTCAAACCGGTCTTGGTCGCACGGGAGCGATGTTTGCCTGCGAACATGAAGGTGTAGAACCGGATATTCTTTGTTTGGCAAAGGCCTTGAGCGGCGCAGCTATACCGATTGGTGTTTACATAACCACGGATGAAATATGGAAAAAGGCTTATGGCAGCATGGAAAGATGTTTGCTTCACACTTCCACCTTTGGCGGAAATGCCTGGGCTTGTGCCGCTGCCCTGGCCACCCTAGATTTACTCTGTCGTGATAAAGGGCGTCTGATCAAGGAAGCTGGAGATAAGGGTGAATATTTCCTAAATAGGTTGGAGAGTTTAAAGAATCGAAATCCCATAGTGAAAGAGGTCAGGGGCAAGGGATTAATGATCGGGATGGAATTTGATCAGCCAAAGTTTCTTAAGGGAGCTTTAAGTGATCTCTTTAGGAAATACTCTGCATCCTTGGTTGCCAGTGAGCTTAAGGATGAATACTCCGTCATCACCGCCTATACTTTAAACAATCCTAATGTTATCAGGTTCCTACCACCCTTACTGGTCTCAACGGATCAAATAGATTATCTCGTGGAGTCTCTGGACAAGATATGTCATCGGGGATTTTCGGGAGTAGTATTGGGAGCAGGGTGGAAAGCCGGAAAGCGTTTGATCAGAAAGGGTTTTACCCGCGAGTATATCGAGTGA